A region of Elusimicrobiota bacterium DNA encodes the following proteins:
- a CDS encoding DUF4105 domain-containing protein, whose protein sequence is MRGRRTRVLSIFFVAAMALGLVLLQSGPKAPWAPEFATPVGVRLKDGSVSLENLRDFVWTRRGLHEQFIDITVDPRTLESLWLLVSPLSAKNRGPAHLMLSFGFADGTFLTVSAEARRRTGEPYSVWRGLQRRYRLGYIVSTERDAITLRTEGRGAAVYLYPVRATPVSIQRLFQMMLIRAESLEARPEFYNTLWNNCAQNIRRHVNTLGGAPFRRSWRFILPGFLDQEAVSRGLLNLPGPLAEVREQFRIHPETVDPLDPLFSQKIRQGLGARP, encoded by the coding sequence ATGAGGGGTCGACGAACCAGGGTCCTCTCGATTTTTTTCGTGGCCGCCATGGCCCTTGGGCTGGTCCTCCTCCAGTCAGGACCGAAGGCTCCTTGGGCCCCGGAGTTCGCCACGCCCGTCGGCGTCCGCTTAAAGGACGGATCGGTTTCGCTCGAAAACCTCCGGGATTTCGTTTGGACTCGGAGAGGGCTGCACGAGCAATTTATCGATATCACCGTCGATCCGCGTACCCTTGAATCCCTGTGGCTACTGGTCTCTCCTCTCTCCGCCAAGAACCGGGGGCCCGCGCACCTGATGCTCAGTTTTGGGTTCGCGGACGGCACGTTTTTAACCGTTTCAGCCGAGGCGCGGCGGCGAACGGGAGAGCCCTATTCTGTTTGGCGGGGGCTCCAACGGCGTTATCGCTTGGGTTACATCGTTTCCACCGAACGGGACGCCATCACGCTCCGCACCGAGGGGCGTGGGGCCGCCGTTTATCTTTACCCCGTGCGGGCCACCCCCGTTTCCATTCAACGGCTCTTTCAGATGATGTTGATCCGCGCCGAGAGCCTGGAGGCGCGCCCGGAGTTTTACAACACGCTTTGGAACAATTGCGCCCAAAACATTCGCCGCCACGTGAACACGTTGGGAGGCGCCCCCTTCCGCCGAAGCTGGCGATTTATTCTCCCGGGTTTCTTGGACCAGGAAGCGGTGTCCCGGGGCCTCTTAAACCTTCCCGGCCCTCTGGCCGAGGTTCGGGAGCAATTTCGAATCCATCCCGAGACGGTGGATCCGCTGGACCCCCTGTTCTCCCAGAAGATCCGCCAGGGGTTGGGGGCTCGCCCTTGA
- a CDS encoding amidohydrolase family protein, giving the protein MEPSDTKSDLIDFHVHLAGVPDGNNGCYISPAMQKGALIRFIAWRHGLPLSDPARANRLYVERLMKRLSASRRVGKAVALGMDGVYDDAGRFDDKETDFLVSNDYVLSTVAAHGDRLLAGVSINPRRGDAVEEIHRCAEKGAFLVKVLPNTQRFDPSSKSFLPYYRALAARRLPFLSHVGYEFSLWGKDQSVGDPARLRTALDEGVTVIAAHGASYGLFLHEKYWDTLLDLVKRYPRFYWDASALTLPNRVGMLLRLRRHPELVERMLFGTDYPLPVFAFPPLLAGKPTAFLKSFWTTNPFDRQWEVLVALGLPPKAGWPWK; this is encoded by the coding sequence ATGGAGCCATCAGACACAAAGAGCGATCTGATCGATTTCCACGTGCATTTGGCGGGGGTCCCCGACGGAAACAACGGGTGTTACATTTCCCCGGCGATGCAAAAAGGGGCCCTGATCCGGTTTATTGCTTGGCGCCACGGGCTCCCGCTCTCGGACCCGGCCCGGGCCAATCGGTTGTATGTGGAACGGTTGATGAAACGTCTCTCGGCGTCGCGCCGGGTCGGGAAAGCCGTGGCGCTGGGGATGGACGGGGTGTATGACGACGCGGGCCGTTTTGACGACAAGGAAACGGATTTCCTGGTTTCCAACGATTATGTTTTGTCCACCGTGGCCGCCCATGGGGACCGGTTGTTGGCCGGGGTGTCCATTAACCCGCGCCGGGGCGATGCGGTGGAAGAAATTCATCGGTGCGCGGAGAAGGGAGCGTTCCTCGTCAAAGTCCTGCCCAACACCCAGCGGTTCGATCCCTCTTCGAAATCCTTCCTTCCCTACTACCGCGCGCTGGCGGCGCGGCGCCTTCCCTTTCTCTCCCATGTGGGGTACGAGTTCAGTCTGTGGGGCAAAGACCAATCCGTGGGCGACCCCGCCCGACTGCGCACAGCCTTGGACGAAGGGGTGACCGTCATCGCCGCCCATGGGGCCAGTTACGGTCTTTTCCTCCACGAGAAATATTGGGACACCCTCCTGGATTTGGTCAAACGGTATCCCCGCTTCTATTGGGACGCCTCGGCCCTGACGCTTCCCAACCGTGTGGGCATGCTTCTCCGCCTCCGACGGCATCCGGAGCTGGTGGAGCGAATGTTATTCGGCACGGATTACCCCCTGCCCGTTTTTGCCTTCCCGCCCCTGTTGGCGGGAAAACCAACGGCGTTCTTGAAATCCTTTTGGACGACCAACCCCTTTGACCGTCAATGGGAGGTGCTGGTCGCCTTGGGTCTGCCGCCGAAAGCGGGGTGGCCCTGGAAATGA
- a CDS encoding zf-TFIIB domain-containing protein produces the protein MICPNCGDKLIEKKIKDVAVDVCQKGCGGLWLDNFELSKLDEASESAGAELTKSLPAKGKGSHPDAKRPCPRCAGIFMRRHFYSIKRRVEIDECPQCAGLWLDAGELAAIRDEYKTEKGRLQASENFFGKTFEADLAAAAAESEHAVETKEKFARALKYILPSYWIPGKQKGGAF, from the coding sequence ATGATCTGCCCCAATTGCGGTGACAAACTGATCGAGAAAAAAATCAAAGACGTGGCGGTGGACGTCTGCCAAAAGGGGTGCGGCGGCCTTTGGCTGGACAACTTTGAATTGTCCAAACTGGACGAAGCCTCCGAATCCGCCGGCGCGGAACTGACCAAGAGCCTGCCCGCCAAAGGAAAGGGCAGTCATCCCGACGCTAAAAGACCCTGCCCTCGTTGCGCCGGCATTTTCATGCGCCGCCATTTCTACAGCATCAAACGCCGGGTGGAGATCGACGAGTGTCCCCAATGCGCCGGCCTGTGGCTGGACGCCGGCGAGCTCGCCGCCATCCGGGATGAGTATAAGACCGAAAAGGGCCGCCTGCAAGCCTCCGAGAACTTTTTCGGCAAAACATTCGAGGCCGACCTGGCCGCGGCCGCCGCCGAGTCGGAGCACGCCGTCGAAACCAAAGAGAAGTTCGCCCGAGCCTTGAAATACATCCTCCCCAGCTACTGGATCCCCGGCAAACAAAAAGGCGGCGCGTTTTAA
- a CDS encoding VWA domain-containing protein, protein MKTLIRFFLAAAVWGAGVPVWAAGPRPVVQVAFVLDTTGSMSGLIEAAKAKIWSIANEIAKGKPSPEIRMALVGYRDRGDAYVTRTTNFSDNLDDTYSDLIGFKADGGGDSPEHVWKAVQDAVDALTWSQDPRAFKVIYLVGDAPAHREYGDTPPIEKILEKAVRDGIVINTIQCGADAATSEEWRDIARRAEGTYLAIAQDGGVAVAATPYDEEIATLSGRLGETVLGYGAGAEKVNASRALASGVVALSAFSAAADRATFKMREGYADGDLLKSIKAGDVSLEAISEKDLPRELTNLTPAERKAKVAALEAERKTVEKSLAGLTAQRARFLADNAKGPKTGFDQELLKALKTQAAKKGIAY, encoded by the coding sequence ATGAAAACACTCATTCGATTCTTTCTGGCGGCGGCGGTGTGGGGGGCGGGCGTGCCGGTGTGGGCGGCGGGCCCGCGCCCGGTGGTCCAGGTGGCTTTCGTCTTGGACACGACGGGAAGCATGTCGGGGTTGATCGAGGCCGCCAAGGCCAAAATCTGGTCCATCGCCAATGAGATCGCCAAAGGCAAACCGTCCCCGGAAATCCGCATGGCCCTGGTGGGGTATCGGGACCGCGGCGACGCCTACGTGACCCGGACCACGAACTTCTCCGATAACCTGGACGACACGTATTCGGATCTCATTGGGTTCAAGGCCGACGGCGGAGGCGATTCGCCCGAGCATGTGTGGAAGGCGGTCCAGGACGCGGTGGACGCTTTGACGTGGAGCCAAGACCCCCGGGCGTTCAAAGTCATCTATCTTGTGGGCGATGCTCCGGCCCATAGGGAGTATGGAGACACCCCGCCCATCGAGAAGATACTGGAAAAAGCCGTGCGGGACGGAATCGTGATCAACACCATTCAGTGCGGCGCGGACGCGGCCACGTCGGAAGAATGGCGGGACATCGCTCGCCGCGCGGAAGGCACCTACCTGGCCATCGCCCAAGACGGCGGGGTGGCCGTGGCGGCCACGCCCTATGATGAGGAGATCGCCACGTTGAGCGGCCGTCTGGGCGAAACAGTCCTGGGGTACGGCGCCGGAGCGGAAAAGGTGAACGCTTCCCGCGCCTTGGCGAGCGGCGTGGTCGCCCTGAGCGCTTTCTCGGCCGCGGCCGACCGCGCCACCTTTAAAATGCGGGAAGGATACGCGGACGGCGATCTCTTAAAGTCGATCAAAGCGGGAGACGTTTCTTTGGAAGCGATTTCAGAAAAAGACCTGCCCCGCGAGTTGACGAATCTCACGCCGGCGGAGCGGAAGGCCAAAGTGGCCGCGTTGGAAGCGGAACGGAAAACGGTGGAGAAATCCCTGGCCGGTTTAACCGCCCAGCGCGCCCGATTCCTCGCCGATAACGCCAAAGGCCCAAAAACCGGTTTCGACCAGGAACTATTAAAAGCCCTCAAAACCCAAGCCGCAAAAAAAGGGATCGCCTACTAA
- a CDS encoding VWA domain-containing protein, giving the protein MKRFVLVLLGAFSIAMGNRVWAVNLFAWPENEKEAGRRFLPGQPVERRPMAWFQPAPAVSAGVTPLTLKDMRLSGKIINNTAQITADFTFHNPSNMRMEGVLMVPLPADVVMTGFVMNSGGKEMKGELLEANQAQTIYENIVRQMRDPGLLELVGQRMLRARVFPIEPRGQIDVTVTYSQLLNKAGDLHELTLPFTQATGNAKMAPAKVTLDIESTTSIRHLYSPVSGVEITRKGEKRARLTYRGDASGQPFQLFYGTQEDPLSAGLLAHREAGEDGFFLLSLSPRPAEGAAAVAKDIVFVLDRSGSMNQNGKMDQAKEALRFCLKSLGSDDRFGIVTFATSADVFDERLVAAGEGKERALRFVDRIEAAGGTNIDEGVGEALRLLKNRSDRVPMVFFITDGLPTIGETHFDRLLEKVKERSAERQTRLFVFGVGDDVNTLLLDRMAQENHGARDYVLPGETIENKVSTLYTKVAKPALTDVALDWDGAEVNEVYPRRVNDLFYGEDLVILGRYAKGEKTALTVTGRRGEKKEKFTFNVSLPDRSSENSFIDRLWAHRKVSVELDAIRLGGRADPEVIEGIVRIAKRYGIVTPYTSYLITEDGETMANAVRTAVPEMRRMAYDAREGGRGGDPMRDRSAQMESMALSRAEKVMAPSASGASITMGIGSSFQETKDRMKAKGVSVADTREVEGKIFYKRADTWTDGEYEADPRGAVTEVVSLGEDYFKRLRSQPRLAKFFALGKNVIVKWNGVVYKVHP; this is encoded by the coding sequence ATGAAACGATTCGTATTGGTTTTGTTGGGGGCTTTTTCGATAGCGATGGGGAACCGGGTTTGGGCGGTGAACCTTTTTGCTTGGCCGGAAAATGAAAAAGAAGCGGGTCGGCGCTTTTTGCCGGGTCAGCCGGTGGAGCGTCGGCCGATGGCTTGGTTCCAGCCCGCCCCGGCGGTTTCTGCGGGAGTCACCCCGCTCACGCTCAAGGATATGCGGCTGTCCGGAAAAATCATTAATAACACGGCGCAAATCACGGCCGATTTCACCTTTCACAATCCGTCCAATATGCGGATGGAAGGGGTTTTGATGGTTCCCCTGCCCGCGGATGTGGTGATGACGGGTTTCGTGATGAATTCCGGCGGGAAAGAAATGAAGGGCGAGCTGTTGGAAGCCAACCAGGCCCAGACCATTTACGAAAACATCGTGCGCCAGATGCGGGATCCGGGGCTGTTGGAACTGGTGGGCCAGCGCATGCTTCGAGCCCGGGTGTTCCCCATCGAACCCCGGGGGCAAATTGACGTGACGGTCACGTATAGCCAGCTACTGAACAAGGCGGGGGACCTGCACGAACTCACCTTGCCCTTCACCCAGGCCACCGGTAACGCCAAGATGGCTCCCGCCAAGGTGACATTGGACATTGAATCGACCACCTCGATCCGCCACCTCTATTCGCCCGTAAGCGGGGTGGAAATCACCCGGAAAGGGGAAAAACGCGCCCGTTTGACGTATCGCGGCGACGCCTCTGGCCAACCGTTCCAACTATTTTATGGGACCCAGGAAGACCCGTTGTCCGCCGGCCTTCTGGCCCACCGCGAAGCGGGGGAGGATGGGTTTTTCCTTCTCTCTCTTTCCCCTCGGCCGGCGGAAGGGGCGGCCGCGGTGGCCAAGGACATCGTGTTCGTTCTGGACCGGTCCGGGAGCATGAACCAAAACGGAAAAATGGACCAGGCCAAAGAGGCCCTGCGGTTCTGTTTAAAAAGTCTGGGCTCGGACGACCGGTTCGGGATTGTCACCTTCGCCACCTCGGCGGACGTATTCGATGAAAGATTGGTGGCGGCGGGCGAGGGGAAAGAAAGAGCCTTGCGGTTTGTGGACCGCATCGAAGCGGCGGGAGGCACCAACATCGACGAAGGGGTAGGCGAGGCGCTCCGGCTATTGAAAAACCGGTCGGATCGGGTTCCGATGGTATTCTTTATCACCGACGGCCTTCCCACCATCGGCGAAACCCACTTCGACCGCCTTTTGGAAAAAGTGAAGGAGCGGTCCGCCGAAAGACAAACGCGCCTGTTTGTCTTCGGCGTCGGGGACGACGTTAACACGCTTCTCTTGGACCGCATGGCCCAGGAGAACCACGGCGCCCGGGACTATGTTCTTCCCGGCGAGACCATCGAGAACAAGGTTTCCACCCTCTACACCAAAGTCGCCAAACCCGCGCTCACGGACGTCGCCTTGGATTGGGACGGCGCCGAGGTGAACGAGGTTTACCCCCGCCGGGTCAACGATCTGTTCTACGGGGAAGATCTGGTGATCCTAGGCCGTTACGCCAAGGGAGAAAAAACAGCCCTCACCGTCACCGGACGGCGTGGAGAAAAGAAAGAGAAATTTACGTTCAACGTGTCCCTACCGGACCGATCCTCGGAAAACAGTTTTATCGACCGGCTCTGGGCCCACCGCAAAGTGTCGGTCGAACTGGACGCCATCCGCCTGGGCGGACGGGCCGACCCGGAGGTTATTGAGGGAATCGTCCGGATTGCCAAACGCTACGGGATTGTGACCCCCTACACCTCCTATCTGATCACGGAAGACGGAGAGACCATGGCGAACGCGGTTCGAACAGCGGTTCCGGAAATGAGGCGCATGGCTTATGACGCTCGAGAAGGCGGGCGGGGCGGGGATCCCATGAGGGATCGGAGCGCTCAAATGGAAAGCATGGCGCTGAGCCGAGCGGAGAAAGTCATGGCCCCCAGCGCCTCAGGGGCGTCCATCACCATGGGGATCGGTTCTTCGTTCCAGGAAACCAAAGACCGGATGAAAGCCAAGGGCGTCTCGGTGGCGGACACCCGTGAGGTGGAGGGAAAAATCTTCTACAAACGGGCCGACACCTGGACGGACGGGGAATATGAGGCCGACCCGCGCGGCGCGGTGACGGAGGTTGTTTCCCTGGGGGAGGACTACTTCAAACGGCTCCGTTCCCAGCCGCGCCTGGCGAAATTCTTCGCGCTGGGGAAAAACGTTATCGTTAAATGGAACGGCGTCGTCTATAAGGTTCATCCCTAA
- a CDS encoding prepilin-type N-terminal cleavage/methylation domain-containing protein, translating into MTRFRQIKGFTLIELMLVVAIIGLLSAIAIPKFAGLIIKSKEAAAKAKLASLRSALSIYYCDNEGILPNDHDDIEPTLVPKYIDEIPSINIPPSIHPYKNGCRNSVADISPKDAWVYLWGSTHEIFVNCSHLDSTGRVWSTW; encoded by the coding sequence ATGACCCGCTTCAGACAGATCAAAGGGTTTACGTTGATCGAGCTGATGCTCGTGGTGGCGATTATTGGGCTCTTGTCGGCCATCGCTATTCCCAAGTTCGCGGGTCTCATCATCAAATCAAAAGAAGCCGCGGCGAAGGCGAAGTTGGCTTCTCTTCGTAGTGCCCTCAGTATCTATTATTGCGATAACGAGGGAATTCTTCCAAATGACCACGATGATATTGAACCGACTCTTGTTCCCAAATACATTGACGAAATCCCATCGATCAACATCCCCCCTTCGATCCATCCTTATAAAAACGGATGTAGAAACTCCGTCGCTGATATTTCTCCCAAAGATGCCTGGGTTTATTTGTGGGGCAGCACTCACGAGATATTCGTCAACTGTTCGCACCTCGACTCCACCGGCCGGGTGTGGAGCACGTGGTGA
- a CDS encoding prepilin-type N-terminal cleavage/methylation domain-containing protein, which yields MTRFRQTKGFTLIELMLVVAIIGLLAAIAIPKFAGLIIKSKEASVKGKLGSLRSAISIYYSDNEGTFPSPAGVVLDPLTVGSKYLDRIPTISIPTFSGHAVDNGVCAGILTDWGVCGAPGTYAWTYFSITGIAIVNCQHPDSSGRVWTTW from the coding sequence ATGACCCGCTTCAGACAGACCAAAGGGTTTACCTTGATCGAGCTCATGCTCGTGGTGGCCATTATCGGCTTACTGGCCGCCATAGCTATCCCGAAATTTGCGGGATTGATCATAAAGAGCAAAGAAGCGAGCGTGAAAGGGAAACTGGGGAGCCTTCGGAGTGCCATTTCAATTTACTATTCCGATAACGAAGGGACGTTTCCGTCGCCGGCGGGAGTGGTTTTAGATCCCCTCACCGTTGGATCAAAATATCTTGACCGGATCCCTACCATTTCGATTCCGACCTTTTCCGGTCACGCCGTGGACAATGGGGTGTGCGCCGGAATACTGACGGATTGGGGGGTGTGCGGAGCCCCGGGCACCTACGCTTGGACATATTTTTCTATTACAGGAATAGCGATCGTCAACTGCCAGCACCCCGACTCCTCCGGCCGGGTGTGGACCACTTGGTAG